From a single Arachis hypogaea cultivar Tifrunner chromosome 3, arahy.Tifrunner.gnm2.J5K5, whole genome shotgun sequence genomic region:
- the LOC112733958 gene encoding uncharacterized protein, with amino-acid sequence MATAQEEVAASQAEKGKMRWWELEEDDGEDLDFLLPPKQVIGPDENGIKKVIEYKFDDLGNNLKITTTTRVRKLANARLSKQAILRRQWQKFGDAVHEDVGSRLTMVSTEEIVLERPKPLGAKSEEPKATGDSLSQINKGAVLMVCRTCGKKGDHWTSRCPYKDLVQPTEGFVDRPPTSDGPTPASGSTKGAYVPPGMRAGAERSGSDMRQRRNDENSVRVTNLSEDTREPDLLELFRPFGAVSRVYVAIDQKTGMSRGFGFVNFVNREDAQRAINKLNGYGYDNLILRVEWATPRAN; translated from the exons atGGCGACGGCACAGGAGGAAGTAGCAGCATCACAAGCCGAGAAGGGGAAGATGCGGTGGTGGGAGCTGGAGGAGGATGACGGCGAGGACCTTGACTTCCTCCTCCCGCCGAAGCAGGTGATAGGTCCTGACGAGAATGGAATCAAGAAGGTCATCGAGTACAAGTTCGACGACCTAGGCAACAATCTCAAGATCACTACCACTACTCGCGTCCGCAAGCTCGCCAACGCCCGCCTCAGTAAGCAGGCCATCCTCCGCCGACAATGGCAAAAGTTCGGAGACGCCGTTCACGAGGATGTCGGCAGCCGCCTTACCATGGTCTCCACTGAAGAGATCGTCCTTGAGCGCCCCAAGCCCCTag GTGCGAAATCAGAGGAGCCAAAGGCTACTGGAGACTCACTATCTCAAATCAACAAGGGTGCTGTTCTTATGGTGTGTAGGACTTGTGGGAAGAAGGGTGACCATTGGACCTCGCGGTGTCCTTACAAGGACCTTGTGCAGCCAACAGAGGGATTTGTCGATAGGCCTCCAACTTCAGATGGCCCGACTCCTGCATCTGGTTCGACCAAGGGAGCATATGTGCCTCCTGGTATGAGGGCGGGTGCCGAGAGGAGCGGATCGGATATGAGGCAGCGCAGGAATGATGAGAATTCTGTGAGGGTCACCAATCTCTCGGAGGACACCAGAGAGCCCGATTTGCTGGAGCTGTTCCGCCCTTTTGGCGCTGTGAGCAGAGTATATGTTGCTATTGATCAAAAGACAGGCATGAGCAGGGGGTTTGGCTTTGTTAACTTTGTGAACAGGGAAGATGCACAAAGAGCTATCAACAAACTCAATGGTTATGGGTACGACAATCTCATCCTAAGAGTTGAATGGGCAACCCCAAGGGCAAATTAG
- the LOC112733961 gene encoding uncharacterized protein: MGNCQAVDAAALVIQHPNGKMERLYWPVSATEVMRNNPGHYVSLIIPLPVAEEAQHQQQKNKNHIEDDNNINNKNSTLLVTHVKLLRPNETLTLGHAYRLITTQDVVKVLRARKLAKLRKPLEKTSEMVQTVHHDKKSSVGENEENLNTGSTYQTARAERQKLRAAPVNPPASKMKPWRPSLQSISEAGI, from the exons ATGGGGAATTGTCAAGCAGTGGATGCTGCAGCTTTGGTGATACAGCATCCAAATGGGAAGATGGAGAGGCTGTATTGGCCAGTGAGTGCAACTGAGGTTATGAGGAACAACCCAGGTCACTATGTTTCTTTGATTATTCCATTGCCTGTTGCTGAAGAAGCTCAACATCAACAACAGAAGAACAAGAATCATATTGAAGAcgacaacaacatcaacaacaagaacagcaCTCTGCTTGTTACTCATGTCAAGCTGCTTAGGCCTAATGAGACTCTCACTCTTGGCCATGCATACCGCCTCATCACCACTCAAG ATGTTGTGAAAGTGTTGAGAGCAAGGAAGCTTGCAAAGTTGAGAAAGCCATTGGAGAAGACAAGTGAGATGGTGCAAACAGTGCATCATGATAAGAAAAGCTCAGTTGGAGAAAATGAAGAGAATTTGAATACAGGAAGTACATATCAG ACAGCCAGAGCAGAGAGACAAAAGCTGAGAGCAGCTCCGGTAAATCCTCCGGCATCGAAGATGAAACCGTGGCGCCCCTCCTTGCAGAGCATCTCAGAGGCCGGAATTTGA
- the LOC112733962 gene encoding protein PLASTID REDOX INSENSITIVE 2, chloroplastic, with protein MKLFSSVVASSSSSSSSYSFPTTTLYPLPAALILRTPCLILRHPLPLSPPSLSARTTLPRTLSASPTHNHAYPAPSPHFAQFETRKFKVELLQKLSDDTDEFGNDLDAVVDVCAQIFHEFLCKEYGGPGTLLVEPFTDMLVALKKKKLPGAALAARASLLWAQSFVDEDWEVWNSKLK; from the exons ATGAAGCTTTTCAGTTCCgttgttgcttcttcttcttcttcttcttcttcttattcattcCCTACGACTACTCTCTATCCTCTTCCTGCTGCTCTTATCCTACGCACTCCCTGCCTTATTCTGCGCCACCCTCTTCCACTCTCTCCTCCCTCCCTCTCCGCCAGAACCACCCTCCCTCGCACTCTCAGCGCTTCACCCACCCATAACCACGCCTATCCCGCCCCAAGCCCTCATTTTGCACAATTT GAAACACGGAAGTTCAAAGTTGAGCTCTTGCAGAAGCTTTCAGATGACACAGATGAGTTTGGGAATGACCTTGATGCTGTTGTTGACGTCTGTGCTCAG atatttcatgagtttttgtgcaaAGAGTATGGAGGTCCTGGGACATTGTTGGTGGAGCCATTCACTGATATGTTGGTAGCtctaaagaagaagaagttgcCAGGAGCAGCTCTGGCTGCAAGGGCATCACTTTTATGGGCACAAAGTTTTGTTGATGAGGATTGGGAAGTTTGGAACTCAAAGCTGAAGTGA